The sequence CGTCGCTGTCGACAGTTTCATCCGGGTTGCGGGGAAAGGCATCTTCGTTGTCGTTAACACCGTCGTTGTCATCGTCGTTATCGCAGGCATTGCCTTGGCCGTCGTTATCAAAGTCGGCCTGGTTGGCATTGGCGGTGTTGGGGCAATTGTCATCGTTATCGGCGATGCCATCTTCGTCGATGTCCGGCGTGGTTTGTGCGGGGCTTGGATCTGCGCTCGCACTGCCGTTTGCCAGGGCGTCGCTATTGGTGTCGATGCCAGTGGCTGCTTGCTCACTGACGAGTATTGACTCGACATCGCTAACCAGCGTGTCCGTACCCGGAATGGTGAGACTTGATGGGTCGACATTCACCTGGCTGGCAACGTCGCCAACATCGGCAAATTCGGCAATCGGGTCGCCGTTTGCCAGACCGTCGACCTCGCCATCTGACAGGTCAGAGGCCAGCGCGGTGAGCAGTGAGTCGGTCGTCGCCGTGGTTGAGGCATTACTGCTTTGCGCGGCGTCTTGCATGTTTACCAAGATGGCGCTGACGGCTTCGATCGCTTGTCGGTAGGCGGCAACCTCGGCCAGCGACGCGGTTGTTGTCGTCGCGCTGGTGACCAGCGGCGGTGTCGTGTTGAGGTTCGTACCTGCCGCCAGGCCAAAGCCCAAACTGCTGGAGACTTTCGCCGAGGCGATGGTAAATGCCGCAATCAGTTCGGCTTCGCTGATGCTGCCATCGTTATTGCCGGAAAAGCCACCGCTACTGCTGTCGGCTTTCGCAACGGCCAGGTCATAGGCCAGTGTCGTCAGCGGCGAGGGGTAAATGGGGGCGTCCGCCGCATCGCGATTACTCAAAAGCGTGCGGAAGACCGTGACGGCCGGTGCGGCATTGCTGGCCAGGTCAACCGTGTCGTCATCGGCCGTGATTTCAACAATCAGCGCACCGCTATGGGACGCGGGAATATTGATGCCGGTAATGGCTGCCTGAGCGTTCGTGCTGCCGGTCGAGAGCACGTCGCCTTTTGCCTGTGCCGCGCTACCGTCGACACTGAATATCTGGACCACGGCATTGGCCATGGGTCCTTTGACTGGAGACCCTGACAGGTCACTACTTGATCGGGATGAGCTGCCGCCACCCCCTCCACCGCCGCAGGCGGCAAGCGCTGCAGACAGCATTAGGCTCAGCGCAGCCGAACGGCCTGCGCTTCTTCGTGTCGAGTGCATCGATGATCTCCTCTCTACTCTTGTCACGCTGAGGGCGTGATGACTGCTGTTTTTATAGTTTTAGTAAAAGTAGCAGTGGATAACGGCGTGCGCAAAAAAGGATCAGAAAAAAGTGAGTTGGTGCTGGCCCTATCGAAAGTGATCGATGAGGAGCGAGTTAATGTGATCGGGTTTTTCAAGGCTCATCCAGTGCCCGCCTTCAAGGCGCTGGTACTGCCAGCTTCCGTCGACCCAGCGCCGCGAGTTGAGCATCTGGTCTTCCGTCAGAAAGGGGTCTGCCGTGCTCCATAGGGCTAGCGTGTTGGCGCTAACCCTCGGCAATGGGGTCAGCAGCATGGTGGCCATATTCGCACGGTAGATGCGCACCGCTGCCTGAAGGCGCCCTGGCTCAGCGAAGCGTGTCATCACCTCGTCCATGTCCGGGTGTGAGCCGAAAATGCGGCGCAGCGAGAATCGCCCCCGCCCGGCCAACAGTCGGTCTGCAACGCCGCCGAGTTGGAAGAACAGGGTGTACCAGCCTGCGCGTTTTTGGCCCCACCCCGCTCTAGCATAGGCAGTGGGGTGCCCGACGGACATCACTGCGAGTTGCTGGCATTGGTCTGGTGCGGTACCTGCCAACACCCAGGCGATAACAGCGCCCCAGTCGTGACCGACGACATGGCTGCGGCGAATACCGAGTTCTGTCATCAGTGCCAAATGGTCGGCGATGATGTGGTCGACGTGATAGTCGGCCTTCTTCGGAGCCATATCGGATTGGCCGCAGCCGACAGTGTCGGGGGCGATGCAGCGAAATCCGGCCTGATGCAGGGCCTGAATTTGCGGCATCCACATCGTCGCCTGATCCGGAAAGCCGTGCAACAGCAGTACGGCGGGGCGATCAAGGTCGTCCGGTGCAGAGTCCAGGTAAGAGAGTCGGAGGTGGCGGTGTGTGAAAAAGTGGCGTTCGGGCATCACGGCCTCGTCTCCTGAGCCGAGAGGCGTTGCAGCAGATGGCGAATAATGCGTTGCATGAAAAAGTGAAAGAGTGCGGGGCAGTGCCGGGCAAAGCCTGCGGTAAGGCGGCTGCGAATACCGGGGATAATCATCCAGCGTCCGGCGTCCAGTCCCCGGATGATACTGTCGATGGCCTGTGGCGCCTCCATTGAGCCCGCAATGTCCTTGAGCTGAAGTGATACCGGGTCGCCGTCTTGGCGTTCAGCCACCACCATTGGGGTTCTGACCTCGGGCGGGCAGATGCAGGAGATGCCAATGCCCAGCGGCTCGTACTCGTAGCGCAGGGTGGTAGCCAG comes from Spongiibacter tropicus DSM 19543 and encodes:
- a CDS encoding alpha/beta fold hydrolase — its product is MPERHFFTHRHLRLSYLDSAPDDLDRPAVLLLHGFPDQATMWMPQIQALHQAGFRCIAPDTVGCGQSDMAPKKADYHVDHIIADHLALMTELGIRRSHVVGHDWGAVIAWVLAGTAPDQCQQLAVMSVGHPTAYARAGWGQKRAGWYTLFFQLGGVADRLLAGRGRFSLRRIFGSHPDMDEVMTRFAEPGRLQAAVRIYRANMATMLLTPLPRVSANTLALWSTADPFLTEDQMLNSRRWVDGSWQYQRLEGGHWMSLEKPDHINSLLIDHFR
- a CDS encoding thrombospondin type 3 repeat-containing protein, whose product is MHSTRRSAGRSAALSLMLSAALAACGGGGGGGSSSRSSSDLSGSPVKGPMANAVVQIFSVDGSAAQAKGDVLSTGSTNAQAAITGINIPASHSGALIVEITADDDTVDLASNAAPAVTVFRTLLSNRDAADAPIYPSPLTTLAYDLAVAKADSSSGGFSGNNDGSISEAELIAAFTIASAKVSSSLGFGLAAGTNLNTTPPLVTSATTTTASLAEVAAYRQAIEAVSAILVNMQDAAQSSNASTTATTDSLLTALASDLSDGEVDGLANGDPIAEFADVGDVASQVNVDPSSLTIPGTDTLVSDVESILVSEQAATGIDTNSDALANGSASADPSPAQTTPDIDEDGIADNDDNCPNTANANQADFDNDGQGNACDNDDDNDGVNDNEDAFPRNPDETVDSDDDGVGDNGDNCPNTANADQLNSDDDSLGNACDNDDDGDGVDDVNDAFPLDPGEDTDTDGNGVGNNADPDDDGDGVNDGQDAFPFDPSESADSDSDGIGDNSDAFPNDPSETLDSDNDGVGDNSDAFPNDPNESSDADSDGVGDNADNCPNNANADQADDDDDGIGDVCDSPDGAVWDNFNWDEANWQ